A window of the Dyadobacter pollutisoli genome harbors these coding sequences:
- a CDS encoding Gfo/Idh/MocA family protein encodes MDSRRDFLQKIGLGIGATALADLPAAAKELYSGPKADKQLRVAIMGLGSYGTRVAEAMKDCKMATLVGAVSGTPAKLEDWKKKYNIPEKNTYNYETVSQIKDNPDIDIVYITTPNSLHHKHVLQIAAAGKHVLCEKPVADNAKQTREMIAACEKAGVKFYIGYRMHFEPHTRELIRMREAGELGKIMHVNNYMGFKSGDPNQWRLKKALAGGGAMMDVGIYALNGARYCTGEEPIWVTAQETKTDPVKFKEVDETIMFQLGFPSGVVASCGTTYNFNNYERLYVIGEKGFVELSPAFGYGPIKGRTHNGPMNQPVITHQTLQMDGIADIILNDKPDPNVSGAEGLKDMIVVDAVYESIRKGGAKIMLAGK; translated from the coding sequence ATGGACTCACGTCGTGATTTTCTTCAAAAAATAGGCCTTGGAATTGGTGCTACTGCATTGGCAGATCTGCCGGCGGCCGCAAAAGAATTGTACTCAGGCCCGAAAGCGGACAAGCAATTACGCGTTGCTATTATGGGACTCGGAAGCTACGGAACTCGCGTTGCCGAAGCGATGAAAGATTGTAAAATGGCCACGCTTGTCGGAGCCGTTTCGGGTACTCCCGCCAAGCTGGAAGACTGGAAAAAGAAATACAACATTCCTGAAAAGAATACCTATAACTACGAGACAGTCAGCCAGATTAAGGACAATCCGGATATTGACATCGTGTACATCACCACACCTAACTCGCTGCATCACAAGCACGTGCTGCAAATTGCTGCGGCTGGCAAACATGTACTTTGTGAAAAACCTGTGGCTGATAATGCCAAGCAAACCCGTGAAATGATTGCAGCTTGCGAGAAGGCAGGGGTGAAGTTTTATATTGGTTACCGCATGCATTTTGAGCCGCATACCCGCGAGCTGATCCGCATGCGTGAGGCGGGCGAGCTGGGCAAGATCATGCATGTGAACAATTATATGGGTTTCAAATCCGGCGATCCCAACCAATGGAGACTCAAAAAAGCTTTGGCGGGTGGGGGCGCAATGATGGATGTGGGAATTTACGCATTGAACGGCGCGCGGTATTGTACTGGCGAAGAGCCGATTTGGGTGACGGCTCAAGAAACCAAAACTGATCCGGTGAAATTCAAGGAAGTAGACGAAACGATCATGTTCCAGCTTGGCTTCCCGAGCGGCGTGGTAGCGAGCTGCGGCACGACTTATAACTTCAATAACTACGAAAGGCTATACGTGATCGGCGAAAAAGGCTTCGTGGAACTCAGTCCCGCATTCGGATACGGCCCGATCAAAGGCCGGACGCACAATGGTCCGATGAACCAACCTGTCATCACACACCAAACCCTCCAAATGGATGGAATTGCGGACATTATCCTCAACGACAAGCCCGATCCGAACGTGAGCGGGGCCGAAGGATTGAAGGATATGATCGTGGTCGACGCCGTTTACGAATCCATCCGCAAAGGCGGAGCGAAGATTATGCTGGCAGGTAAATAG
- a CDS encoding Hsp20/alpha crystallin family protein: MESKLKIPQEMLMNIDFINTINGGMSEPAIKLDRGSEGFEVVVKIPGIEVEDLQLEVVKGKRNSNNLKLFHLLPIFSQDNLSEEEQWKTVRFINTFVIPDGVDIENISAKYDDSLRHLVLFLPFGNEQGDYHRKVDIERW; the protein is encoded by the coding sequence ATGGAAAGCAAACTAAAAATACCACAGGAAATGTTAATGAATATTGATTTTATCAATACCATTAACGGTGGAATGAGTGAGCCCGCTATAAAGCTTGACAGAGGATCGGAGGGTTTTGAAGTAGTTGTGAAAATTCCTGGCATTGAGGTGGAAGATCTGCAATTAGAGGTAGTAAAAGGAAAAAGAAATTCCAATAACCTTAAACTGTTTCATTTGCTGCCCATTTTTTCACAGGACAACCTTTCCGAAGAAGAGCAGTGGAAGACAGTTCGTTTCATCAACACGTTCGTAATACCGGACGGCGTGGATATAGAAAATATATCGGCTAAATATGATGACAGCTTACGTCATCTTGTATTATTCCTGCCATTTGGAAATGAGCAGGGGGACTATCATCGCAAGGTAGATATCGAGCGCTGGTAA
- a CDS encoding SelT/SelW/SelH family protein produces MKPTITIEYCPKCGWLLRAAWMAQELLTTFVEDLYSVQLVPSEVAGRYIITLGEQVIWDRKREGHFPEPKEMKQLVRDILAPDRNLGHNDR; encoded by the coding sequence ATGAAACCTACTATCACAATCGAATACTGTCCCAAATGCGGCTGGCTTTTGCGGGCGGCCTGGATGGCGCAGGAGTTGCTGACTACCTTTGTTGAGGATTTGTATTCCGTGCAGCTTGTACCATCGGAAGTTGCGGGGAGGTACATTATTACGCTTGGTGAGCAGGTAATCTGGGACAGAAAAAGAGAAGGACATTTCCCTGAGCCCAAAGAAATGAAGCAGTTGGTGCGGGATATCCTTGCTCCTGATCGAAATCTGGGGCATAATGACCGCTAA
- a CDS encoding sensor histidine kinase: MMAFFVISFVMYYQKKKFEEEKKINDIEKNYNRLLLDTALNSEETERRRIAQDLHDDIGTMLSLTKLSLNQLSKLVSKSGDEKEDLIMKKSQSLVEETILHVRRITRDLVPTTLERFGLMEAIEEFIHKLEEDNNLVISFQANTEEFPRQGQKLELTLYRIMQELVNNAIKHASCSKIDISLEVNDKLIGLRVTDNGVGFDPEKIKENNLAGLGLLGIESRLAIVNGFVQYEKPKKGGSSAFAQIPVMPVSENKPEPLHPFRRERVNI, translated from the coding sequence ATGATGGCATTTTTTGTGATCTCATTTGTGATGTATTACCAAAAAAAGAAGTTTGAAGAGGAAAAGAAGATTAACGATATAGAAAAAAACTATAATCGTCTGCTGCTCGATACCGCACTTAATTCGGAAGAGACGGAACGAAGGCGGATCGCGCAGGACCTGCACGACGACATCGGCACCATGCTATCTCTTACTAAATTGAGCCTTAACCAACTGAGCAAACTGGTCAGTAAGTCAGGGGATGAAAAGGAAGACCTGATTATGAAGAAATCACAGTCGCTCGTCGAGGAAACTATTTTACATGTCCGAAGGATTACCCGAGACCTCGTTCCGACCACATTGGAACGCTTTGGATTAATGGAAGCCATCGAGGAATTCATTCATAAACTAGAAGAAGACAATAATCTGGTCATTTCATTTCAGGCCAATACGGAGGAATTTCCCAGACAGGGGCAAAAACTCGAACTTACCCTGTACCGTATCATGCAAGAACTGGTGAATAATGCAATCAAACATGCGAGCTGCTCTAAAATTGACATTTCACTCGAAGTTAATGACAAGCTGATCGGCCTCAGAGTGACTGATAACGGGGTCGGATTTGATCCTGAAAAAATCAAGGAAAACAATCTGGCCGGATTGGGTTTGCTCGGTATTGAAAGCCGCCTTGCTATTGTCAACGGGTTTGTCCAATATGAAAAACCTAAAAAAGGCGGGTCGAGCGCTTTCGCACAAATACCGGTCATGCCGGTTTCTGAGAATAAACCTGAACCATTACATCCATTCCGTCGGGAACGAGTGAATATTTGA
- a CDS encoding response regulator transcription factor, with protein sequence MKTLKLGIADDHELFRKGFISMLSGIPDFEFILEAANGQELLDKLPANTPDIVFMDLQMPVMDGIQATEAAFERFPSIKVIVVSMYNEDRFVIHMLEKGVQGYLLKDTSPDEVEKAIRRVDEEGFYYNDFVSKAMHRKMVTRQVNKHPFFPNACNVALSSREKEVLQLICDGLSTAEISDKLFISIRTVEGHRLRVLEKTGTKSTAAAVAFAYKNQLL encoded by the coding sequence ATGAAAACGCTTAAATTAGGGATTGCTGACGATCATGAATTATTCAGAAAAGGATTTATCTCGATGCTGAGCGGCATTCCTGATTTTGAATTCATTCTGGAAGCTGCAAACGGTCAGGAACTGCTGGACAAGCTCCCGGCTAACACACCTGATATCGTTTTTATGGACTTGCAAATGCCGGTAATGGATGGGATACAGGCTACGGAGGCTGCATTCGAGCGCTTTCCAAGCATTAAGGTAATCGTTGTCTCCATGTATAATGAAGATCGTTTCGTAATACATATGCTCGAAAAAGGTGTTCAGGGATACTTATTAAAGGATACCAGTCCGGATGAGGTAGAAAAAGCTATCCGCCGCGTCGATGAAGAAGGCTTTTATTATAATGACTTCGTATCGAAAGCGATGCACCGCAAAATGGTTACCCGGCAGGTCAACAAACACCCTTTCTTTCCCAATGCATGCAATGTAGCCCTGTCTTCCAGAGAGAAAGAAGTACTTCAATTAATTTGCGACGGGCTTTCCACAGCTGAAATAAGCGATAAACTCTTTATCAGCATCAGAACTGTGGAAGGGCACCGTCTGAGGGTTCTGGAAAAAACAGGAACCAAAAGCACAGCTGCCGCCGTAGCATTCGCGTATAAAAATCAGCTGCTCTGA
- a CDS encoding type 1 glutamine amidotransferase domain-containing protein, whose protein sequence is MKILIVCTNHDIYPTKSGKTGLWLSELTHFYDVMAKRKILMDIVSPLGGKIPIDERSMDLKDDCNARYWADTTFRAKLENSLTPSQVHPADYRVIYFAGGHGAMWDLPENMELQEITAHIYEKGGMVSAVCHGVAGLLNTKLSDGTLLIQDKYLTGFSNVEEALASFVSEVPFYLEDKLKERGAHYTKSMIPFMEFIEMDERLITGQNPNSARKVASKALEELFEK, encoded by the coding sequence ATGAAAATCCTCATTGTTTGCACCAATCACGACATTTACCCAACCAAATCAGGAAAAACCGGGTTATGGCTGAGCGAGCTGACCCACTTTTATGATGTGATGGCCAAAAGAAAGATCTTAATGGATATTGTCAGTCCGCTAGGAGGGAAAATACCCATTGATGAAAGGAGTATGGACCTCAAAGATGACTGCAACGCACGTTACTGGGCTGATACAACATTCAGGGCCAAACTTGAAAATTCACTCACTCCTTCACAGGTTCATCCAGCCGATTACCGGGTCATTTATTTTGCAGGAGGCCACGGAGCGATGTGGGATTTACCAGAAAATATGGAATTACAAGAAATCACGGCCCATATTTATGAAAAAGGAGGAATGGTTTCGGCAGTATGCCACGGCGTCGCCGGGCTATTAAATACCAAACTTTCTGACGGTACCCTATTGATCCAGGATAAGTATCTTACGGGATTTTCCAATGTGGAAGAGGCTTTGGCAAGCTTTGTCAGCGAGGTACCTTTTTATTTGGAAGACAAGTTGAAAGAGCGTGGCGCTCATTACACCAAATCAATGATCCCGTTTATGGAATTCATAGAAATGGACGAGAGATTAATTACAGGCCAAAATCCGAATTCGGCCCGTAAAGTGGCTTCCAAAGCGTTGGAAGAGCTCTTCGAAAAATGA
- the rfbC gene encoding dTDP-4-dehydrorhamnose 3,5-epimerase, with product MQIRETSIAGLVEIFPRIFEDDRGMFFESYNEQVFLKLGLPTNFVQDNQSFSKKGVVRGLHFQNTPFAQGKLVRVISGRVLDVAVDIRPDSPTFGKHEIFELRSDLNNIAYIPEGFAHGFVALEDSIFSYKCTNIYDKASESGILWNDSDLGIDWGVENPIVSEKDVILPTFKALFGDLKIKA from the coding sequence ATGCAGATTCGAGAAACTTCCATTGCTGGTTTGGTTGAAATTTTCCCACGTATTTTTGAAGATGATCGCGGGATGTTTTTTGAATCCTATAATGAGCAGGTATTCCTAAAATTAGGTCTGCCGACCAATTTTGTGCAGGATAATCAGTCATTTTCTAAAAAAGGTGTGGTGCGGGGATTACATTTTCAAAATACTCCTTTTGCCCAGGGAAAATTGGTGCGCGTCATTTCCGGTCGTGTCCTGGATGTTGCCGTTGATATCCGTCCGGACTCGCCGACATTTGGGAAGCACGAAATTTTTGAACTCCGTAGTGACCTTAACAATATCGCCTACATTCCGGAGGGTTTTGCGCACGGTTTTGTTGCTCTTGAAGACAGCATATTCAGCTATAAATGCACTAATATTTACGATAAGGCTTCCGAATCCGGCATACTTTGGAACGACTCCGATCTCGGCATTGACTGGGGAGTTGAAAATCCGATTGTTTCGGAGAAGGATGTTATCTTGCCTACATTCAAAGCACTCTTTGGAGATTTGAAAATCAAGGCCTGA
- the pyrF gene encoding orotidine-5'-phosphate decarboxylase: MTYEELFQQISSKKSYLCVGLDTDIRKIPAHLLKTADPVFEFNKQIIDATVDHCVSYKPNVAFYEAQGAKGWESLQKTIEYIPNTHFTIADAKRGDIGNTSGLYARTFFDPASSGLDFDSVTVAPYMGSDSVKPFLEFENKWVILLALTSNTGSSDFQRLNIEGSALYEHVLRTSQTWAGADRIMYVVGATQASEFQKIRSIIPDHFLLVPGVGAQGGNLEEVSRFGMNAHCGLLVNASRSIIYAGNGLDFAEKAKAEALLLQNEMEIYLDKYCK; encoded by the coding sequence ATGACTTACGAAGAGCTTTTTCAACAAATTTCCAGTAAAAAATCCTACCTCTGTGTTGGCCTGGATACAGACATCAGAAAAATCCCTGCCCATTTGCTAAAAACGGCCGATCCTGTATTTGAGTTTAACAAACAGATCATCGACGCTACTGTCGATCATTGCGTTTCTTATAAGCCTAACGTTGCGTTTTATGAAGCTCAGGGGGCAAAAGGATGGGAAAGCCTTCAAAAGACCATTGAATATATACCGAACACACATTTCACGATTGCAGATGCCAAACGGGGCGATATTGGTAACACTTCGGGGCTATATGCGCGTACTTTTTTTGACCCGGCATCTTCCGGCTTGGATTTCGATTCGGTAACCGTTGCTCCTTACATGGGTAGCGATTCTGTGAAACCATTCCTTGAATTTGAAAATAAATGGGTCATTCTGCTGGCATTGACTTCCAATACAGGCAGCTCTGATTTTCAAAGACTTAATATAGAAGGCTCCGCATTATACGAGCATGTGTTGCGTACCTCACAGACCTGGGCTGGCGCAGACAGGATCATGTACGTAGTGGGTGCGACACAAGCTTCGGAATTCCAAAAAATAAGAAGCATCATTCCTGATCATTTCCTACTGGTTCCGGGTGTCGGCGCGCAGGGCGGTAATCTTGAAGAAGTGTCCCGCTTTGGGATGAATGCACATTGCGGACTGCTTGTCAATGCTTCCAGAAGCATTATTTATGCCGGGAATGGTCTTGATTTCGCTGAAAAAGCGAAGGCAGAAGCATTACTTCTTCAAAATGAGATGGAGATATATCTTGACAAATATTGCAAATAA
- the lysA gene encoding diaminopimelate decarboxylase, with protein sequence MQLSDQNTYSVQGIDPHYLVEQFGSPLYVYDGTTIRRKVTELQHAFPGINMKIKYACKANTNLSILRLMREIGVELDVVSPGELEMGMIAGYEGSQITFTPSGVPFEEVREAVEAGAIVNVDSIPLLEWFGQTYGNTKPCLIRIKPNVAAGGNVKIMTAHADSKFGISVLLLDEILEVVKKYNIKIIGLHQHTGSDIKDAEPFLKVADILFETAKHFPDLEVIDLGGGFKVSYLPGDAITDMDLLGKKISERFEKFCSEYGRKLQLWFEPGKFLVSESGYLFVKTTVVKEDPARHFVHVDSGLNHLIRPMMYGSYHHILNVTNPTGEIKPYNVVGYICETDTFASDRNLPEVRPGDVLAFLNAGAYGLTMSSNYNARFRPAEILIDHGQAKLIRRRETLEDLLKTQIEI encoded by the coding sequence ATGCAACTTTCCGACCAAAATACCTATTCAGTTCAAGGAATCGATCCGCACTACCTGGTTGAACAATTCGGCAGCCCGCTCTATGTTTACGACGGGACCACGATCCGCCGGAAGGTAACTGAACTTCAACATGCGTTTCCAGGCATCAACATGAAGATCAAATATGCGTGCAAGGCCAATACCAATTTGTCGATACTCAGACTGATGCGTGAAATTGGCGTGGAACTGGACGTGGTTTCGCCAGGCGAACTTGAAATGGGCATGATAGCGGGTTATGAAGGCAGCCAGATTACTTTCACACCCAGCGGCGTGCCGTTTGAAGAAGTAAGAGAGGCCGTTGAAGCGGGAGCGATCGTGAATGTGGATAGTATTCCATTGCTGGAATGGTTTGGACAAACATATGGCAACACCAAACCTTGCCTGATCCGTATTAAACCCAATGTAGCCGCAGGTGGCAATGTAAAAATCATGACAGCCCATGCCGATTCCAAATTCGGGATCTCGGTGCTGCTTTTGGACGAAATCCTGGAAGTTGTAAAAAAATATAACATCAAAATCATTGGCTTGCACCAGCATACCGGATCGGATATCAAGGATGCTGAGCCATTTTTGAAAGTTGCTGACATCCTTTTCGAAACCGCAAAACATTTCCCCGACCTGGAAGTGATTGACCTCGGCGGTGGATTTAAAGTATCCTACCTGCCCGGAGACGCCATTACGGATATGGATTTGCTGGGTAAAAAGATTTCCGAAAGGTTTGAAAAATTCTGCTCCGAATATGGCAGGAAATTGCAGCTATGGTTTGAGCCGGGTAAATTTCTGGTCAGCGAATCAGGTTATCTATTCGTCAAAACGACGGTTGTAAAGGAAGATCCTGCGCGGCATTTCGTTCACGTGGACTCCGGGCTGAATCACCTGATCCGGCCAATGATGTATGGATCTTACCATCATATCCTGAATGTAACGAATCCAACGGGTGAGATTAAACCTTATAATGTAGTGGGGTACATTTGTGAAACGGATACATTTGCCTCCGACCGAAACCTTCCCGAAGTGCGTCCGGGAGATGTATTGGCGTTCCTCAACGCCGGCGCCTACGGATTAACTATGAGTTCGAATTACAATGCGCGTTTCCGTCCGGCGGAAATCCTGATCGACCATGGACAGGCGAAACTGATCCGCAGACGGGAAACATTGGAAGACCTGTTGAAAACACAGATAGAGATTTAG
- a CDS encoding YciI family protein, translated as MKILCLTLLLGLCALLNEAQAQSTNIAYDSTLAKKLNADDYGMKKYVMVFLKTGSVTDLGKAKTDSLFAGHMNNMNKLAEEGKLVVAGPFFKNDKYRGLFILNAASLEEGKKMVETDPAVKAKLLEPEMLMWYGSAALGATLEIHKKIEKKTM; from the coding sequence ATGAAAATTCTTTGCCTAACGCTATTGCTCGGATTGTGCGCGCTTTTAAATGAGGCGCAGGCACAATCCACCAATATCGCATACGACTCCACATTGGCTAAAAAATTAAATGCGGATGATTATGGGATGAAAAAATACGTGATGGTATTCCTCAAAACAGGCAGCGTGACAGACTTAGGCAAGGCCAAAACGGATAGTCTTTTCGCTGGTCATATGAATAATATGAACAAGCTTGCCGAAGAAGGCAAATTAGTGGTCGCCGGGCCATTCTTCAAAAACGATAAATACCGCGGACTGTTTATTCTGAATGCAGCTTCTCTGGAAGAGGGTAAAAAGATGGTTGAAACTGATCCGGCAGTAAAAGCAAAACTCCTCGAACCTGAAATGCTCATGTGGTACGGTTCCGCCGCACTGGGCGCAACATTGGAAATTCACAAAAAAATTGAGAAGAAGACCATGTAA
- the clpB gene encoding ATP-dependent chaperone ClpB: MNFNQYTIKAQEIIQHAAQMVQGNQQQAIETGHVLKSILEEDPNTMLFLLNKLNISPEILENRLQKVLDGYPRVTGGQPYLGNDMAAAAGKAQNYLKEFGDEFISIELLILGILSGKDSTATLMKEVGFKEKELISAIKELRGKNNPVKDQNAEAKYRSLERYSKNLNELAKAGKIDPVIGRDEEIRRVLQILSRRTKNNPILLGEPGVGKTAIVEGLAQRIVQGDVPENLKSKTIVSLDMGLLIAGAKYKGEFEERLKAVIKEVTDSDGEIVLFIDEIHTLIGAGGGGESAMDAANLLKPALARGELHAIGATTLKEYQKYMEKDKALERRFQAVMVDEPNIPDAISILRGIKEKYELHHGVRIQDDAVIAAVELSNRYISDRFLPDKAIDLMDEAASKLRLEMDSVPEELDELNRRIMQLEIEREAIRRENNKDKETVLNKEIADLSEDRNALKAQWENEKGKVNEVRTLKEQSEQLRLEAEQAERAGDFGKVAEIRYGRIPEVQGKLEELQKSENAESLMQEEITPEDIAEVVAKWTGIPVSKMLQSDREKLLQLEDHLHQRVAGQEEAIEVVSDAVRRSRAGLQDAKRPIGSFLFLGPTGVGKTELAKTLAEYLFNDENAMVRIDMSEYQERHAVSRLVGAPPGYVGYDEGGQLTEAVRRKPYSVILLDEIEKAHPDVWNILLQVLDEGRLTDNKGRVANFKNTIIIMTSNIGSHIIQEKFAEDEGWNHTLVVEEAKQAVLDLLKASVRPEFLNRIDEIVLFEPLSLKNIRKIVDIQFKGIQKMLLEQGITLDATDEALTKLGEDGFDPAYGARPLKRVLQRRILNELSKGILSGQVAKDSVIMMELNSKGDLIFENVGGVEI; this comes from the coding sequence ATGAACTTTAACCAATATACAATCAAGGCGCAGGAGATAATTCAGCACGCGGCCCAAATGGTCCAGGGCAATCAGCAGCAAGCAATTGAAACCGGCCACGTTCTGAAATCGATTTTAGAAGAAGATCCAAACACGATGTTGTTTCTCCTCAATAAATTGAATATCAGTCCTGAAATTTTAGAAAACCGGTTACAAAAAGTGCTGGACGGATATCCACGGGTAACCGGAGGGCAGCCGTACCTGGGCAACGATATGGCCGCGGCCGCAGGAAAGGCACAGAATTACTTGAAAGAATTCGGCGATGAATTCATCAGCATTGAGCTTCTTATATTAGGGATACTGAGCGGAAAAGATTCCACAGCTACCCTGATGAAAGAGGTTGGATTTAAAGAAAAAGAACTGATCAGCGCAATTAAAGAACTCAGAGGAAAAAATAACCCGGTGAAAGATCAAAACGCAGAAGCTAAATACCGGTCATTGGAACGGTACAGCAAAAATTTGAATGAATTGGCCAAGGCCGGAAAAATCGATCCGGTTATTGGTCGGGACGAAGAGATCAGGCGTGTTCTGCAAATTCTGAGCCGCCGTACCAAAAACAATCCTATCCTGTTGGGTGAACCCGGGGTGGGTAAAACGGCTATTGTGGAAGGACTTGCCCAAAGAATTGTTCAGGGGGACGTCCCTGAAAACCTGAAATCAAAAACGATCGTATCCCTGGATATGGGTTTGCTGATCGCTGGTGCAAAGTATAAAGGTGAGTTTGAAGAAAGACTTAAAGCCGTCATCAAAGAAGTAACAGATTCCGATGGCGAGATCGTCCTTTTTATTGACGAGATACACACATTGATTGGTGCAGGTGGAGGCGGCGAAAGCGCAATGGATGCAGCGAACCTGCTGAAACCAGCGCTTGCCCGCGGCGAGTTGCACGCAATTGGGGCGACCACGCTGAAAGAATATCAGAAATACATGGAAAAGGATAAGGCGCTGGAACGCCGTTTCCAGGCTGTAATGGTGGACGAGCCGAACATTCCTGACGCCATCAGTATTTTACGCGGTATCAAAGAAAAATATGAGCTGCACCACGGTGTCCGCATTCAGGACGACGCGGTCATTGCGGCTGTTGAGCTTTCGAACCGTTATATCAGTGACCGTTTCCTTCCTGATAAAGCGATTGACCTCATGGATGAAGCGGCTTCTAAATTGCGCCTGGAAATGGACAGTGTTCCCGAAGAACTGGATGAACTGAACCGCCGGATCATGCAATTGGAAATTGAGCGGGAAGCCATTCGCAGGGAAAACAACAAGGATAAAGAGACCGTACTCAACAAGGAAATTGCCGATCTGAGTGAAGACAGAAATGCATTGAAAGCACAGTGGGAGAATGAAAAGGGCAAGGTAAATGAAGTTCGCACATTGAAGGAGCAAAGCGAACAACTGCGTCTTGAAGCTGAGCAGGCCGAACGTGCTGGCGATTTTGGAAAGGTAGCGGAGATAAGGTACGGACGAATTCCTGAGGTTCAGGGCAAACTGGAAGAACTGCAAAAATCCGAAAATGCCGAAAGCCTGATGCAGGAAGAGATTACGCCAGAAGATATCGCCGAAGTAGTGGCCAAATGGACCGGAATCCCTGTGAGCAAAATGCTTCAGAGCGACCGGGAGAAACTTTTGCAACTGGAAGATCATCTGCACCAACGTGTGGCAGGCCAGGAGGAAGCCATTGAGGTGGTTTCCGACGCCGTTCGCAGGAGCCGTGCCGGATTACAGGATGCGAAACGCCCAATCGGTAGCTTTCTGTTCCTCGGCCCGACGGGTGTTGGTAAAACAGAATTAGCCAAAACGCTGGCTGAGTACCTGTTCAACGACGAAAATGCAATGGTGAGGATCGATATGAGCGAGTATCAGGAACGTCACGCGGTAAGCAGGCTGGTGGGTGCGCCTCCGGGATATGTCGGCTACGATGAAGGTGGCCAGTTGACCGAGGCTGTTCGCAGAAAACCATACAGCGTAATTTTGCTCGATGAGATTGAAAAAGCACACCCGGATGTCTGGAATATATTGTTGCAGGTACTGGACGAAGGTCGGTTAACAGATAATAAAGGCCGTGTGGCTAATTTCAAGAACACGATCATTATCATGACCTCGAACATTGGCAGCCACATTATCCAGGAGAAATTCGCAGAGGATGAAGGCTGGAACCATACATTGGTCGTAGAAGAGGCAAAACAAGCCGTTTTGGATTTGTTGAAAGCTTCGGTAAGACCTGAATTCCTGAACCGGATTGACGAGATTGTTCTTTTTGAGCCATTGTCTCTGAAAAACATCCGCAAGATTGTGGATATCCAGTTCAAAGGAATCCAGAAGATGCTTTTGGAACAGGGGATTACCCTTGACGCAACAGATGAAGCACTAACCAAACTGGGCGAGGACGGATTCGACCCTGCGTATGGTGCCAGACCATTGAAACGGGTTTTACAGAGACGAATCCTAAATGAGCTTTCCAAAGGAATACTCAGCGGACAGGTCGCAAAAGATTCGGTGATCATGATGGAGCTCAATTCAAAAGGCGATCTGATCTTTGAAAATGTAGGAGGCGTGGAAATATAA
- a CDS encoding type 1 glutamine amidotransferase domain-containing protein, with amino-acid sequence MEQSLNSFKIAILVADGFEQVEMICPRKVLNQMGTTTHLISPNKDFVRGWSHLDWGEKHKVDVPLEMARAEYYDALLLPGGVMGLDALRIHHKAVEFVRSFFTAGKPVAAICHGPQILIDADVVIGRTLTSCSAIRHDLENAGAIWVDQEVVTNNGLITSRTTDDLSAFTSMMVREFNLELHH; translated from the coding sequence GTGGAACAATCACTAAATTCATTCAAAATTGCAATTCTGGTTGCAGATGGATTTGAGCAAGTTGAAATGATTTGCCCCAGAAAAGTCCTAAATCAGATGGGAACGACTACCCATTTAATTTCTCCCAATAAAGATTTTGTCAGAGGATGGAGCCATTTGGATTGGGGAGAAAAACACAAAGTGGATGTTCCGCTAGAGATGGCGCGTGCAGAATATTATGACGCGCTTTTGCTTCCGGGAGGGGTAATGGGGCTCGATGCTTTACGGATTCATCATAAGGCTGTCGAGTTTGTGAGATCCTTTTTTACTGCCGGAAAGCCGGTAGCCGCCATTTGCCACGGTCCGCAGATTTTGATCGACGCGGATGTAGTAATTGGCAGGACACTAACCTCCTGCTCAGCGATCCGGCACGATCTTGAAAATGCAGGGGCGATCTGGGTTGATCAGGAGGTGGTAACTAACAATGGTTTAATAACAAGCCGTACGACCGACGATTTGTCCGCATTCACAAGTATGATGGTAAGGGAATTTAATCTGGAACTGCATCACTAG